The following are encoded in a window of uncultured Sphaerochaeta sp. genomic DNA:
- a CDS encoding sugar ABC transporter permease, whose protein sequence is MQAVGTRNRWIWSARILFLLPVSLLFFFFFIYPFFFTVFTSFTSWRGIGSMEFNGVKNYAKLIADPTFQKALGNNIVWALSQGLIQVPLSCLVAMILVRKPFGWRGLRTIYYLPNVISTVALAMVWVAIYNVDGPLNAILASLFGMEKHNWLGNPDTALFSVIFQTVIYIGYFMIVLLASAMNIPRSLYEAAEIDGASTFAQEINITLPMLRGTLITTMTLAMAYGMRHFEATFLMTGGGPAYATTTMGIDLYLKMDALRYSEASTSGVFLIIMGTLVITLLRKLFGSSDPMSEMAQ, encoded by the coding sequence ATGCAAGCAGTTGGTACACGAAACCGATGGATTTGGAGTGCAAGAATACTCTTTTTGCTTCCCGTTTCGCTACTTTTCTTTTTCTTCTTCATTTATCCCTTCTTCTTCACGGTCTTTACCAGCTTCACCAGTTGGCGGGGTATCGGGTCGATGGAGTTCAATGGAGTAAAGAATTATGCCAAGTTGATAGCGGACCCCACCTTTCAGAAAGCACTAGGAAACAATATCGTCTGGGCTCTCTCACAAGGCTTGATCCAGGTTCCTCTTTCATGTTTGGTTGCCATGATTCTGGTACGTAAGCCATTTGGTTGGAGAGGGCTGAGAACTATCTACTACCTTCCCAATGTTATCTCTACCGTTGCCTTGGCAATGGTCTGGGTTGCTATCTACAACGTCGATGGACCCTTGAATGCAATTCTTGCCAGCCTTTTTGGAATGGAAAAGCATAACTGGCTGGGAAATCCTGATACCGCCTTGTTCTCCGTAATCTTCCAGACAGTCATCTATATCGGTTACTTCATGATCGTCCTGTTGGCATCAGCGATGAATATCCCCAGGTCACTCTATGAAGCGGCTGAGATTGATGGGGCCAGTACCTTTGCCCAGGAGATCAATATCACCCTGCCAATGCTCCGTGGTACCCTGATTACCACCATGACCCTCGCCATGGCATATGGGATGCGTCATTTTGAGGCGACCTTCCTGATGACCGGTGGGGGACCAGCGTATGCTACCACCACCATGGGTATCGACCTGTACCTGAAAATGGATGCCTTGCGCTATAGTGAGGCTTCGACCAGCGGGGTGTTCCTCATCATCATGGGGACTTTGGTCATTACCTTGCTACGGAAACTTTTTGGTTCCTCGGACCCCATGAGTGAAATGGCACAATAG
- a CDS encoding carbohydrate ABC transporter permease, with the protein MKHTPASIIGNTLKWILLVSLLALAILPLLWLLISSLRTNLELQTNPFGWPQKFQWVNYANALSMASLPRLLLNSVVVAVVTVLLNSLVTSMGAFILSREHFKGRDIIYTILTAGVLVPVISFMVPYFSMITRSGLYNTLLALILVYTAVNIPVSIFLVTAFMKSIPKELEEAAIMDGCGFFKRFSMIILPLSRSGIVTAATFCFIYSWNEFVMAMLLTSSIESRTIQLGIKFFSSQFITDYSSMYAAVIITIIPSIIAYVFLHDKIIGGLTTGGVKG; encoded by the coding sequence ATGAAACATACCCCTGCATCAATCATCGGCAACACCCTTAAATGGATCCTCCTAGTAAGCTTGCTCGCTTTGGCAATACTTCCCTTGCTCTGGCTGTTGATCAGCTCTCTGAGAACCAATCTTGAACTGCAAACCAATCCCTTTGGATGGCCACAGAAGTTCCAATGGGTCAACTACGCCAACGCATTATCGATGGCAAGTCTTCCTCGATTACTGCTCAATTCAGTGGTTGTAGCAGTTGTGACCGTGCTGCTGAACAGCCTAGTAACCAGTATGGGAGCGTTCATCCTCTCCAGGGAACATTTCAAGGGTAGGGACATCATCTATACCATACTCACAGCAGGAGTCCTGGTACCGGTGATTTCTTTCATGGTTCCCTATTTCTCCATGATCACCCGTAGTGGTCTCTACAACACCTTGCTTGCCTTGATACTTGTCTATACTGCAGTAAATATCCCTGTTTCCATATTCTTGGTAACGGCATTCATGAAATCCATCCCCAAGGAGTTGGAGGAGGCTGCCATCATGGATGGGTGCGGCTTCTTCAAGCGCTTCTCCATGATCATCCTTCCGCTCTCCCGATCTGGGATCGTAACGGCAGCAACATTCTGTTTCATCTATTCCTGGAATGAATTCGTCATGGCGATGCTGCTGACCAGTTCTATAGAATCGAGGACCATACAACTCGGGATCAAGTTTTTCTCCAGCCAGTTCATTACTGATTACAGCAGCATGTATGCAGCGGTCATTATCACGATCATTCCCAGCATCATCGCTTACGTGTTCCTGCATGACAAGATCATTGGTGGTTTGACTACAGGTGGAGTGAAGGGGTAG
- a CDS encoding alpha-glucosidase — protein MFSHTNQDGILSVYFNQMKILEHTAEHPVLMLQRNNATIDMYRGNYFIEENVEETLVLDTCTISEAYIEGRGVCILHFSGGTYHLTCELSEQDGRLIMRFSPLPQPYNRLVLHLFAEEREHIWGCGEQFSYFDLRGRNYPLWTQEQGVGRNKHTHITQIADERDRAGGDYHTTFYPQTTFVSSRGYFLHANTDGYADFDFSQDHVHRLLFWEVPSSLVISVKPSLLEVVQDISALLGRQPLLPDWVYDGIILGIQGGTKVLLDKLSSMENASTPVNGIWIQDWQGEKYTSFGKRLCWNWQWDKELYPELDDVIDSLKERGIGVLGYINPYVLKDYPLFEEAAGKGYLGRNTQGEPYLVDFGEFDAGVVDFTNPDAVQWYEKVIQDEMISLGLRGWMADFGEYLPHDILLHNGRSALLEHNPWPGYWAQVNKQAIAKAGKSNEILYFMRSGSALSLSFCPMMWAGDQNVDWSEDDGLPSVLCAALSLSMSGMGLHHSDIGGYTTLYGMKRSKELLLRWCEFAAFTPLMRTHEGNRPAENWQFDSDEETIQFFARMTRLHVALKPYLKEVVRENAEQGIPVMRPLLLHYPEEAFFNTKDSYLLGRDLLIAPVLKEGEDSRELVLPSGRWVHLFTKERFQRGSCCVDAPLGMPPVFFREESAFASLFHSISTGTVPLP, from the coding sequence ATGTTCAGTCATACAAATCAGGATGGGATCCTCTCAGTTTACTTCAATCAGATGAAGATCCTTGAACATACGGCGGAGCATCCTGTCTTGATGCTCCAGAGAAACAACGCAACGATTGACATGTACCGAGGCAACTACTTCATCGAGGAGAATGTCGAGGAAACACTGGTTTTAGATACCTGTACCATCAGTGAAGCCTATATTGAGGGCAGGGGGGTGTGTATCCTTCATTTTTCCGGGGGAACATACCACCTGACGTGTGAACTCAGTGAACAGGATGGGCGACTGATCATGCGCTTCTCCCCACTTCCACAGCCATATAACCGGCTGGTCCTGCACCTTTTTGCAGAAGAGAGGGAGCATATCTGGGGTTGTGGTGAACAGTTCTCATATTTTGATCTTCGTGGACGAAACTACCCACTGTGGACCCAAGAACAGGGAGTTGGAAGAAACAAGCATACGCACATCACCCAGATTGCTGATGAGAGGGATAGGGCAGGGGGTGATTACCACACCACGTTCTATCCCCAGACAACATTTGTTTCAAGTAGGGGGTATTTCCTTCACGCAAACACCGACGGATATGCTGATTTCGATTTCTCCCAAGATCATGTTCACCGGTTGTTGTTCTGGGAGGTCCCTTCTTCCCTGGTGATCTCGGTTAAACCATCGCTCTTGGAAGTTGTCCAGGATATCTCCGCCTTGTTGGGTCGCCAACCCTTGCTCCCTGACTGGGTCTATGATGGCATCATATTGGGAATCCAGGGAGGAACGAAGGTGCTCCTGGATAAGCTCTCGTCGATGGAGAATGCCTCTACACCGGTAAATGGTATATGGATCCAGGATTGGCAGGGAGAAAAATATACGAGTTTTGGGAAGCGACTTTGCTGGAACTGGCAGTGGGACAAGGAACTCTACCCTGAGTTGGATGATGTGATCGATTCATTGAAAGAACGTGGAATAGGCGTACTTGGCTACATCAACCCATATGTACTCAAGGACTACCCGCTGTTCGAGGAAGCTGCAGGGAAGGGATATCTTGGTAGGAACACCCAAGGGGAACCATATCTGGTGGATTTTGGTGAGTTCGATGCTGGAGTTGTTGACTTTACCAACCCTGACGCAGTCCAGTGGTATGAAAAGGTCATCCAAGATGAGATGATCAGCCTGGGCTTACGTGGTTGGATGGCTGACTTTGGAGAGTATCTCCCCCATGATATCTTGCTTCACAATGGACGGTCTGCACTTCTGGAGCATAACCCTTGGCCAGGGTATTGGGCACAGGTGAATAAGCAAGCAATTGCCAAGGCAGGGAAAAGCAATGAGATTCTCTATTTCATGCGCTCTGGTTCTGCCCTGAGTTTGTCATTTTGTCCCATGATGTGGGCGGGTGACCAGAATGTTGACTGGAGTGAGGATGATGGCCTTCCCTCAGTGTTGTGTGCAGCACTATCCCTGTCAATGAGTGGAATGGGATTGCATCATAGTGATATTGGTGGGTATACCACACTCTATGGGATGAAGAGGAGCAAGGAATTGCTGCTCAGGTGGTGTGAGTTTGCTGCCTTCACCCCATTGATGAGAACCCATGAAGGCAATCGTCCAGCGGAAAACTGGCAGTTCGACTCCGACGAGGAAACCATCCAATTCTTTGCGCGGATGACCAGGCTTCATGTAGCGTTGAAACCCTACCTCAAGGAGGTCGTGAGGGAGAATGCTGAACAGGGTATTCCTGTCATGCGGCCTCTCTTGCTGCACTATCCAGAGGAAGCCTTCTTCAACACCAAGGATTCTTATCTTCTTGGCAGGGATTTGTTGATTGCTCCGGTATTGAAAGAGGGTGAGGATAGCAGAGAGCTGGTACTGCCCTCTGGGAGGTGGGTCCACCTATTCACCAAGGAACGTTTCCAAAGGGGGAGTTGCTGTGTAGATGCCCCCCTCGGGATGCCTCCAGTCTTTTTCCGTGAAGAGAGTGCTTTTGCTTCACTCTTCCACTCGATCAGTACAGGAACGGTACCACTTCCTTGA
- a CDS encoding DNA/RNA non-specific endonuclease, translated as MGRRTDKAKKRGKRILILLVVLVILWVLTLILAPNEQEYVQTSTSGIPDLELPAYSPTDIVVTHPGYTLFYDEKHEQARWVAYELTRNELYGMFERGDDFRSDPSVPSESASLDDYRGSGYDRGHLIPAADLSWSEEAMSGSFYLSNMSPQEGQFNRGIWSKLEATVRNFADTEGSIYVVTGPVLTDGPYDTIGDNEVSIPNQYYKVILDYREPELKSIGFLLPNEGSKKDLEDFATSIDEIETITGIDFFHRLPDPQETELEADYDVRAWDFNTFQVSKADREAFNADPTNEVKQTQKATGWYAVAKSTLNTVLYLVKSQSLNLIEIFIPKSTLKEVVPFLY; from the coding sequence ATGGGAAGGCGTACAGATAAGGCGAAGAAAAGGGGAAAGAGAATCCTGATTCTCCTCGTGGTACTGGTTATTCTATGGGTATTGACCTTGATACTCGCACCAAACGAACAAGAATATGTACAGACCTCGACTTCTGGGATTCCTGACCTTGAACTACCAGCTTACTCCCCAACCGATATAGTGGTCACCCACCCAGGATACACCCTCTTCTACGATGAAAAACATGAACAAGCACGTTGGGTAGCCTATGAGCTTACCCGGAACGAACTATATGGAATGTTCGAACGTGGAGATGATTTCAGGAGTGATCCTTCCGTTCCCAGCGAATCTGCATCATTGGATGACTATCGGGGGAGTGGATATGACCGAGGACACCTGATTCCTGCAGCCGACCTCTCCTGGTCAGAAGAAGCAATGAGCGGTTCATTCTACCTCAGCAATATGAGTCCACAAGAAGGACAGTTCAACCGGGGGATATGGAGCAAGCTGGAGGCAACAGTTCGGAATTTTGCCGATACAGAAGGAAGCATATATGTCGTCACTGGTCCTGTCCTGACTGACGGCCCGTATGACACCATTGGAGACAATGAAGTCTCCATACCAAACCAGTACTACAAGGTTATCCTGGACTATCGGGAGCCAGAGCTCAAGTCCATCGGTTTCCTGCTCCCCAATGAGGGGTCGAAAAAAGATCTTGAGGATTTCGCCACCAGTATCGATGAAATAGAAACCATTACCGGCATAGATTTCTTCCATCGTTTACCTGATCCTCAAGAGACAGAACTTGAGGCTGACTATGATGTCAGAGCTTGGGATTTCAATACATTCCAGGTGAGCAAAGCTGACCGCGAAGCCTTCAATGCAGATCCTACCAACGAGGTCAAACAGACCCAGAAGGCCACTGGCTGGTACGCGGTTGCAAAGAGTACCCTGAACACTGTCCTGTATCTGGTTAAGAGCCAGAGCCTGAACCTGATCGAAATCTTCATTCCAAAATCCACGCTCAAGGAAGTGGTACCGTTCCTGTACTGA
- a CDS encoding nitroreductase family protein: protein MNTITDHILSRRSVRSFSDEQIREEDLDLILKAAILAPNGMNQEPWHFTAIQDPKTLRELDEKVAGPGESFFYHAPTLILVSIEIGNTFEKEDTACAMTNMMQAAHALGLGSVWCNRINHNPELGVKLTSYGVPEGYKVTGTLAVGYPKGDYPSPRVPKQGTITYIRS from the coding sequence ATGAATACAATCACTGACCATATCCTCTCACGTAGAAGCGTGCGAAGTTTTTCCGATGAACAGATCAGAGAGGAGGACCTCGATCTCATTCTCAAAGCAGCCATACTTGCCCCCAATGGGATGAATCAGGAACCCTGGCACTTCACTGCAATCCAGGATCCAAAGACCTTGCGGGAGCTCGATGAAAAGGTGGCAGGTCCAGGTGAATCATTCTTTTACCATGCACCAACCCTGATTCTTGTCTCCATTGAGATAGGGAATACCTTTGAGAAGGAAGACACCGCCTGTGCAATGACCAACATGATGCAGGCCGCTCATGCCCTGGGATTGGGATCAGTGTGGTGTAATCGGATCAACCATAATCCTGAGCTCGGTGTAAAACTCACCTCCTACGGTGTACCCGAGGGATACAAGGTAACTGGAACCCTTGCTGTAGGATATCCCAAGGGAGACTATCCTTCACCAAGAGTACCGAAACAAGGTACCATTACCTACATTCGTTCGTAA
- a CDS encoding CidA/LrgA family protein has protein sequence MKYLIQLALIFGLCLVGDVISLVLPFTLPSSVISMLLILVLLSSGLLKEHHIGESADFMLKNMTFFFIPPVVGILRYSSLVQSIWWQLLVVNLVSLFACFAASSWTVVLVQFVQKRLRERKHA, from the coding sequence ATGAAATACTTGATACAGCTTGCACTTATTTTTGGTCTCTGTCTGGTGGGGGATGTCATTTCCTTGGTGCTCCCGTTCACTCTCCCTTCCAGTGTGATCAGCATGTTGCTGATTCTTGTGTTGCTCTCCAGTGGGTTGCTCAAAGAGCACCACATTGGCGAGAGTGCAGACTTCATGCTCAAGAACATGACGTTCTTTTTCATTCCCCCTGTGGTAGGAATACTGAGGTACTCCTCATTAGTCCAAAGTATATGGTGGCAGTTGCTTGTGGTGAACCTGGTTTCACTGTTTGCTTGTTTTGCAGCGAGTAGCTGGACAGTGGTCCTGGTACAATTTGTACAGAAAAGATTAAGGGAGAGAAAACATGCTTGA
- a CDS encoding LrgB family protein, producing the protein MLEILSSPLFGISLSVFAFQAGVFINKKLKNPLANPLVIAMLIIIAVLLIFDIPLDAYEEGSSVIYMFLTPVTAVLALSIYRQRDVLRQAFFPIVLGTLAGALAALFSVVVTCNLLGLDRTILASLLSKSVTTPIAIALTEQFGGLPPLTIASTLISGLAGNLLAPVLPKLFGVKDAVAHGVGIGACSHALGTSKALEIGGVQGAMSSISLSFSALWTVLLAPLFF; encoded by the coding sequence ATGCTTGAGATTCTTAGCTCTCCATTGTTTGGGATTTCCCTCTCGGTCTTTGCCTTCCAGGCAGGGGTTTTCATCAACAAGAAACTGAAAAACCCTCTGGCCAACCCACTGGTGATTGCCATGCTGATCATCATTGCTGTACTGCTCATTTTTGATATCCCTCTGGACGCCTATGAAGAGGGTTCCTCAGTAATCTATATGTTCCTTACCCCGGTCACCGCAGTGCTTGCTCTTTCAATCTACCGACAGAGGGATGTCCTGAGGCAGGCCTTTTTCCCGATAGTCCTGGGGACTTTGGCTGGAGCTTTGGCTGCTCTTTTCTCCGTGGTAGTGACATGCAACCTGCTTGGTTTGGATAGGACAATTCTGGCAAGCCTGCTCTCCAAATCAGTAACCACCCCAATAGCAATCGCCTTGACTGAACAGTTCGGTGGTCTTCCCCCATTGACCATCGCTTCCACCCTTATCAGCGGGCTTGCTGGGAATCTACTCGCTCCAGTGCTTCCAAAGCTCTTTGGGGTCAAGGATGCCGTTGCTCACGGGGTCGGCATAGGGGCCTGTTCCCACGCACTTGGTACCAGCAAGGCCTTGGAGATAGGCGGTGTACAGGGTGCCATGAGCAGTATCTCTCTCTCTTTCTCAGCCCTTTGGACGGTTCTGCTTGCTCCGTTGTTTTTCTGA
- a CDS encoding YitT family protein, producing the protein MQHSHTGRLVIEALYLVLGTAVAGAAIALFITPAKIASGGVNGVATILYHVTGFDTGLVMLLISLPLFFIGLRIFGRLYGAKSLAGTILLSLWVSLMGQLTNYDGVLPYVDRMDTLLSAIFGGVLLGSGIGIVMRSGANTGGTDILAQIISRYTPLALGTALFLCDGLIIIAGALVFGLERALFAIITLYISGQMVNFMVMNLGTKYAKTAYIVSENHEAIGKRIITELRHGGTLINGVGVFTQKERKLLLAVVHNQQINHLTQIVHEEDPKAFMFVHETYQALGEGFVPMRRIIKSEKQRSKQNRPKG; encoded by the coding sequence ATGCAGCACTCACACACCGGGCGCCTCGTTATCGAGGCGCTCTATCTTGTCTTGGGAACAGCAGTGGCAGGTGCAGCAATTGCCCTATTCATCACTCCTGCAAAGATTGCAAGTGGTGGGGTAAACGGTGTTGCCACCATTCTCTACCATGTAACAGGCTTTGATACAGGATTGGTCATGCTCCTGATCAGTCTTCCCCTCTTTTTCATAGGGCTGAGAATTTTTGGTCGTCTCTATGGAGCAAAAAGCCTGGCAGGAACGATACTGCTCAGTCTTTGGGTCAGCCTCATGGGACAACTCACCAATTATGACGGGGTATTACCCTACGTGGATAGGATGGATACGCTCCTCTCAGCTATCTTCGGAGGAGTCCTGCTTGGAAGTGGTATTGGTATTGTAATGCGTTCAGGAGCAAACACCGGAGGTACTGATATCCTTGCCCAGATCATCAGTCGCTATACACCGCTTGCACTGGGAACAGCACTCTTCCTCTGTGATGGGCTTATCATTATCGCAGGTGCGCTTGTCTTTGGCCTGGAGCGTGCTCTCTTTGCGATCATCACGCTCTACATCTCAGGACAGATGGTGAATTTCATGGTAATGAACCTTGGGACCAAATACGCAAAAACAGCCTATATCGTCAGTGAAAATCATGAAGCAATTGGAAAGCGTATCATTACAGAGCTAAGACATGGAGGAACCCTGATAAACGGTGTTGGGGTCTTTACACAGAAGGAGAGAAAGCTCCTCTTGGCTGTGGTTCACAACCAACAGATAAACCACCTGACACAGATTGTACACGAAGAGGACCCCAAGGCCTTCATGTTTGTACATGAGACCTATCAAGCACTTGGAGAGGGCTTTGTTCCTATGAGACGAATTATCAAATCAGAAAAACAACGGAGCAAGCAGAACCGTCCAAAGGGCTGA
- a CDS encoding mannitol dehydrogenase family protein encodes MKLTNTGLQNRSEWEDKGYILPSYDRASMVQKTEKQPTWVHFGAGNIFRIFPAALQQRLLSKGLAETGIIVGEGFDYQIIDEVYEKHDNMTLMVTLKSDGSIAKEVIASVAAAYKCDQQFSKEWEFFQKTFRSPSLQMVSFTITEKGYALKRGDGSFHPAIEKDLLSGPDQNIMFLPRLVSLMYERYLADGGKLALVSMDNCSHNGEKLQDAVMTIAQAWEEKGLVKEGFVSYLQSDVSFPWSMIDKITPRPDAKVEAMLKADGFEDTSLVITDKNTYTAAFVNAEEPQYLVIEDDFPAGRPQLEEVGVYFTDRDTVNKVERMKVTTCLNPLHTTLAIYGCLLSHTLISEEMRDPQLKRMVEIIGYEEGMPVVTDPGILDPKAFIDEVLTVRFPNPFMPDTPQRIATDTSQKLAIRFGETIKSYLGSDKLDVKDLKLIPLVFAGWLRYLMGLDDELNPFTPSPDPRLEEAQAYLKDIKIGMKGPFPALEALLKDESIWGVNLPEIGMADLVLSYFAELIAGKGAIRKTLIKYVQ; translated from the coding sequence ATGAAACTAACCAATACCGGATTACAGAATAGAAGCGAATGGGAAGACAAGGGATATATCCTGCCATCCTATGATCGCGCATCAATGGTACAGAAGACAGAGAAGCAACCTACCTGGGTGCATTTTGGTGCAGGGAACATTTTCCGCATTTTCCCAGCAGCACTTCAGCAGAGGCTTCTCAGCAAAGGTCTTGCGGAGACAGGTATCATCGTAGGGGAAGGATTTGACTACCAGATCATCGACGAGGTCTATGAGAAACACGACAACATGACCCTGATGGTAACCCTCAAGAGTGACGGATCCATCGCCAAGGAAGTCATTGCCTCTGTCGCAGCTGCCTACAAATGTGACCAGCAATTCTCTAAAGAGTGGGAATTTTTCCAGAAGACATTCCGCTCCCCTTCCCTTCAGATGGTAAGCTTCACCATCACAGAGAAAGGGTATGCTCTCAAGCGAGGGGATGGATCATTCCACCCAGCAATCGAGAAGGACCTTCTCTCAGGGCCTGATCAAAATATCATGTTCCTTCCAAGGCTTGTTTCACTGATGTATGAACGATATTTGGCTGATGGGGGTAAACTTGCCCTTGTAAGCATGGACAACTGTTCACACAACGGGGAAAAGCTCCAGGACGCAGTCATGACCATCGCCCAGGCATGGGAAGAGAAAGGCTTGGTGAAAGAGGGTTTTGTCTCCTATCTCCAAAGTGACGTCTCATTTCCTTGGTCCATGATCGACAAGATCACCCCGCGTCCAGATGCAAAGGTTGAAGCAATGCTCAAGGCCGATGGGTTTGAGGATACCTCACTGGTTATCACCGACAAGAACACCTATACAGCGGCGTTTGTGAATGCAGAGGAACCCCAGTACCTTGTCATAGAGGATGATTTCCCTGCCGGCAGGCCCCAACTTGAGGAAGTCGGTGTTTATTTTACTGACAGGGATACGGTAAATAAGGTTGAGAGAATGAAGGTGACCACCTGTTTGAACCCCCTTCATACAACACTTGCCATCTATGGCTGCCTGCTCTCACATACACTCATCAGTGAAGAGATGAGGGATCCTCAGTTGAAGCGGATGGTGGAAATCATCGGCTATGAGGAAGGAATGCCGGTGGTAACCGACCCAGGAATTCTTGACCCAAAGGCTTTCATTGATGAAGTGCTCACCGTCAGGTTCCCAAACCCCTTCATGCCGGATACTCCTCAGAGGATTGCAACTGATACCAGCCAGAAACTTGCGATCAGGTTCGGCGAGACGATCAAGTCATATCTTGGCAGTGATAAGCTGGACGTTAAAGACTTGAAGCTCATCCCCTTGGTATTTGCTGGTTGGCTACGCTACCTTATGGGACTGGATGATGAACTCAACCCGTTCACCCCAAGCCCTGACCCACGTCTTGAAGAGGCACAGGCCTATCTCAAGGATATCAAGATTGGGATGAAGGGTCCTTTCCCTGCATTGGAAGCTCTGCTCAAGGACGAATCCATCTGGGGTGTTAACCTTCCAGAGATTGGTATGGCAGACTTGGTGCTCTCCTACTTTGCTGAGTTGATAGCAGGAAAGGGAGCAATTCGAAAGACGTTGATCAAGTACGTACAATAG
- a CDS encoding GntR family transcriptional regulator: MAQIVRVTASEEIYQTLRDEILSLRFKPGEELNLQQLSVQLQVSRSPVRDALMRLSSDNLVDIFPQKGTRVSLINLKQVEEERFLRKSLEDHAVKKFIYVAHDEHFKAMEAAIEEQAAHAIGDDFIKFLEADNTFHAIIFHAIGMQRIWNIILAQGGNHHRIRLLSFYQKNVLADIIEQHRLMLNALKHKQLDAILNLEDKHLSKLLQETELMVGRYPEYFKQERTYAPLQFQHQQAWRPS, encoded by the coding sequence ATGGCACAAATAGTCCGCGTTACTGCATCTGAGGAAATCTATCAGACTCTTCGGGACGAAATTCTCTCCCTGCGATTTAAGCCGGGAGAGGAGTTGAACCTGCAACAGCTCTCCGTGCAGTTGCAGGTCAGTCGCTCTCCTGTCAGGGATGCACTCATGCGATTGAGCTCTGACAACCTGGTTGATATTTTTCCACAAAAGGGAACCCGAGTCTCCCTCATAAACCTGAAACAGGTTGAAGAGGAACGTTTTTTGCGTAAGAGCCTCGAAGACCATGCAGTCAAGAAATTCATCTACGTCGCACATGATGAGCACTTCAAGGCAATGGAAGCTGCAATTGAGGAACAGGCAGCGCATGCAATAGGTGATGATTTCATCAAATTCCTTGAGGCTGACAACACCTTTCATGCAATCATCTTCCATGCCATTGGTATGCAACGCATCTGGAACATCATCCTCGCCCAAGGCGGAAACCACCATAGGATTCGTCTTCTCTCCTTCTATCAGAAAAATGTCCTTGCAGATATTATTGAACAACATCGTCTGATGCTGAATGCACTCAAGCACAAACAACTTGATGCCATCCTCAACCTTGAGGATAAACACCTTTCAAAACTATTACAGGAAACTGAATTGATGGTTGGCCGATACCCTGAGTACTTCAAACAGGAGAGGACGTACGCTCCACTTCAGTTCCAACACCAACAAGCCTGGAGGCCTTCATGA
- the uxuA gene encoding mannonate dehydratase, which yields MHMSLRWFGSKHDTVTLQQIRQIPGVEGVITTLYDIPAGEVWPIERIQELKKEVEAADLKVLGIESVNIHDAIKIGGEDRDKYIANYIQTLENLGKEGITTVCYNFMPVFDWTRTELAKMRSDGSTVLAYDQKVVDGIDPQSFLDQTNNSSQGFEMPGWEPERLAKIKELMEAYKDVSDEKLFENLVYFLKAIQPTCETYGIKMAIHPDDPAWPVFGLPRIITSKERILKVMKAVDAPFNGLTFCAGSFGTNPKNDLPGIIRSLPGRIHFAHIRNLHHFEEGVFEEAAHLSSDGSFDLYEIVKALYDIGFEGPARPDHGRMIWGEVAMPGYGLYDRALGASYILGLYEAIQKSDQRK from the coding sequence ATGCATATGTCACTTCGCTGGTTCGGCTCAAAGCACGATACCGTTACCCTACAACAGATCCGCCAGATTCCAGGCGTTGAAGGGGTTATCACCACCCTCTACGATATTCCCGCTGGGGAAGTTTGGCCGATCGAAAGAATCCAGGAGCTCAAGAAAGAGGTAGAAGCCGCTGATTTGAAAGTACTCGGCATTGAGAGCGTCAATATTCATGATGCCATCAAGATCGGTGGAGAAGATCGCGACAAGTACATCGCAAACTACATCCAGACCCTTGAGAACCTCGGCAAGGAAGGCATTACCACCGTCTGTTACAACTTTATGCCGGTCTTTGACTGGACCAGGACTGAACTTGCCAAGATGAGAAGTGATGGAAGCACCGTATTGGCATATGACCAGAAAGTTGTTGATGGGATCGACCCACAGTCTTTCCTTGACCAGACGAACAACAGCTCCCAGGGCTTCGAGATGCCGGGCTGGGAACCAGAGCGCCTTGCAAAGATCAAGGAACTGATGGAAGCCTACAAGGATGTCTCTGATGAAAAACTCTTCGAGAACCTGGTATACTTCCTCAAAGCAATCCAGCCAACCTGTGAGACATACGGAATCAAGATGGCAATCCATCCGGACGATCCAGCCTGGCCTGTATTTGGCCTTCCTCGCATCATCACCAGCAAGGAAAGAATCCTAAAGGTCATGAAGGCCGTAGATGCCCCATTCAATGGACTCACCTTCTGTGCGGGATCTTTTGGAACCAATCCAAAGAACGACCTTCCCGGTATCATTCGATCTCTGCCAGGAAGAATTCATTTTGCACATATCAGGAACCTTCATCACTTTGAAGAGGGAGTATTTGAAGAAGCTGCTCACCTCTCCAGCGATGGTTCCTTTGATCTCTATGAGATCGTAAAGGCACTGTATGACATCGGCTTCGAAGGGCCAGCTCGTCCAGACCATGGAAGAATGATCTGGGGAGAAGTGGCAATGCCCGGCTATGGATTGTATGACCGTGCTCTCGGTGCATCCTACATTCTCGGGCTTTACGAAGCTATTCAGAAAAGTGACCAGAGGAAATAG